From a single Pseudomonas serboccidentalis genomic region:
- a CDS encoding C13 family peptidase: MRPLASLAPLALILMLTACGDGESLLPPDARLPDGGRYRGELVNGLLQGQGRVDYPNGSWYAGQFDKGQWHGQGEWHGSNGEIYRGQFQQGLFDGQGSLTTNASSYTGGFRQGRRDGEGTLKENAMTYRGEFKADQYSGLGRLEMDDGSSYQGQFAHGKPNGEGQRGDASGNSFSGHFVNGQLEGNGTFNSADGDIYVGGFKNSQLHGKGRYENADGDVWLGQFKEGALTGKGELIGTDGSHYIGYFNDWRFSGQGRLNLSDGSFYIGGFDNDSYAGRGTLVLTDGTVLSGTWINSQRVRDADGKLLPDILELGLLAQGRLLDDALSAVPASTPAVELYTLTLGGDGKQSVFLRESDYVANMLTTRFGAYGQIRLVNHRDHLGDRPMATRENLRRAAQTLAERSGPEDLVFIYLTSHGTAEHELVLDQPRMELADLPADELAAVLAPLKNRDKVIVISSCYSGGFIPALKDERTLIMTASRADRVSFGCSEEANFTYFGDALFAQALNQTDDLEQAFKLAKATVAERELADNFEASEPQIWAPKTVLSHWQLLRKQQARKALQSAALNDGATNSN, from the coding sequence ATGCGCCCACTCGCTTCCCTTGCACCCCTTGCCCTGATCCTGATGCTCACCGCGTGCGGCGACGGCGAATCGCTGTTGCCTCCGGATGCGCGCCTGCCGGACGGCGGACGCTATCGCGGCGAACTGGTCAACGGCTTGCTGCAAGGCCAGGGCCGGGTCGACTATCCCAACGGCAGTTGGTACGCCGGGCAGTTCGACAAGGGCCAATGGCATGGCCAGGGTGAGTGGCACGGCAGTAACGGCGAGATCTATCGCGGCCAGTTCCAGCAGGGCCTGTTCGATGGTCAGGGCAGTCTGACCACCAACGCCAGCAGTTACACCGGCGGCTTCAGGCAGGGCCGGCGCGACGGCGAAGGTACCCTCAAGGAAAACGCCATGACCTACCGTGGCGAGTTCAAGGCCGACCAGTATTCCGGGCTGGGCCGCCTGGAAATGGACGACGGCAGCTCGTATCAGGGCCAGTTCGCCCACGGCAAACCCAACGGCGAAGGCCAACGCGGCGACGCCAGCGGCAACTCGTTCAGCGGCCATTTCGTCAACGGCCAGCTCGAAGGCAATGGCACCTTCAACAGTGCCGATGGCGACATCTATGTCGGTGGTTTCAAGAACAGCCAGTTGCACGGCAAGGGCCGCTATGAAAACGCCGATGGCGACGTGTGGCTCGGCCAGTTCAAGGAAGGCGCACTGACCGGCAAGGGTGAACTGATCGGCACCGACGGCAGCCATTACATCGGCTACTTCAATGACTGGCGCTTCAGCGGTCAGGGCCGTTTGAATCTGTCGGACGGCAGCTTCTACATTGGCGGTTTCGACAACGACAGCTACGCCGGACGCGGCACCCTGGTGCTGACCGATGGCACCGTACTCAGCGGCACCTGGATCAACAGCCAACGGGTGCGCGACGCCGACGGCAAGCTCCTGCCCGACATCCTCGAACTCGGTTTGCTGGCTCAGGGCCGCCTGCTCGATGACGCGCTGTCCGCCGTGCCCGCCTCGACGCCGGCGGTCGAGCTGTACACCCTGACCCTCGGTGGCGACGGCAAGCAAAGCGTGTTCCTGCGCGAATCCGACTACGTCGCCAACATGCTCACCACGCGTTTCGGTGCTTACGGCCAGATTCGTCTGGTCAACCACCGCGACCACCTCGGCGACCGGCCGATGGCCACCCGCGAAAACCTGCGCCGCGCCGCGCAGACCCTGGCCGAACGCAGTGGCCCGGAAGATCTGGTGTTCATCTACCTGACCAGCCACGGCACCGCCGAACACGAACTGGTGCTCGACCAGCCGCGCATGGAGCTGGCCGACCTGCCCGCCGATGAACTCGCCGCCGTGCTCGCACCGCTGAAAAATCGCGACAAGGTGATCGTGATTTCATCGTGCTATTCCGGTGGTTTCATCCCTGCTTTGAAAGATGAGCGCACACTGATCATGACCGCCTCGCGTGCCGATCGTGTGTCGTTCGGCTGCTCGGAAGAAGCCAACTTCACCTACTTCGGCGACGCCTTGTTCGCCCAGGCGCTGAACCAGACCGACGATCTGGAACAAGCCTTCAAACTGGCCAAGGCCACCGTTGCCGAGCGTGAACTGGCCGACAATTTCGAAGCCTCGGAACCACAGATCTGGGCACCCAAGACTGTGCTGTCGCACTGGCAACTGCTGCGCAAACAGCAAGCAAGAAAAGCTTTGCAAAGCGCTGCATTGAACGACGGAGCGACAAACAGCAACTAA
- a CDS encoding DNA-3-methyladenine glycosylase, whose amino-acid sequence MSNLTVRATAERLPLGLPDAFFDRDAQLLARDLLGKVIRHRVGDLWLSARIIETEAYYCAEKGSHASLGYTEKRKALFLDGGHIYMYYARGGDSLNFSAQGPGNAVLIKSAYPWVDEISGPASLAQMLLNNPDAQGRPRPSQKLCAGQTLLCKALGLKVPVWDAKRFDHEVLLVEDTGPAPAQIIQTTRLGIPHGRDEHLMYRFVDASYAQWCTRNPLRRGQVEGRDYFLL is encoded by the coding sequence ATGTCCAACCTGACCGTTCGCGCCACCGCCGAGCGCTTGCCTCTGGGCCTTCCGGACGCTTTTTTCGACCGTGACGCGCAGCTGCTGGCCCGCGACCTGCTCGGCAAAGTCATCCGCCACCGGGTCGGCGATTTGTGGCTCAGCGCCCGGATCATTGAGACCGAGGCCTACTACTGCGCGGAAAAAGGCAGTCATGCGTCCCTCGGCTACACGGAAAAGCGTAAGGCCTTGTTTCTGGATGGCGGGCACATCTATATGTATTACGCCCGCGGCGGTGATTCGCTGAACTTCAGCGCCCAAGGGCCGGGCAACGCGGTGCTGATCAAATCCGCCTACCCGTGGGTCGATGAAATCAGCGGGCCGGCGAGTCTGGCGCAAATGCTGCTGAACAACCCTGATGCTCAGGGGCGCCCACGGCCTTCGCAAAAGCTGTGCGCCGGCCAGACATTGCTGTGCAAGGCACTGGGATTGAAGGTGCCGGTGTGGGACGCCAAGCGTTTCGATCATGAAGTGCTGCTGGTGGAAGACACCGGGCCGGCGCCGGCGCAGATCATTCAAACCACCCGCCTGGGCATCCCCCATGGCCGCGACGAACACCTGATGTACCGTTTCGTCGACGCCAGTTACGCACAATGGTGCACGCGGAACCCGCTACGTCGGGGTCAGGTCGAAGGGCGCGATTATTTCCTGCTGTGA
- a CDS encoding glutamate-5-semialdehyde dehydrogenase, translating into MTESVLDYMTRLGRAAREASRVIGRASTAQKNRALQAAANALDAARAELAAANEQDLAAGRANGLEPALLERLELTPARIDGMIVGLRQVAALPDPVGAIRDMSFRPSGIQVGKMRVPLGVIGIIYESRPNVTIDAASLCLKSGNATILRGGSEAIHSNRAIAACIQRGLAEAELPAAVVQVVETTDRAAVGAMITMPEYVDVIVPRGGRGLIERISRDARVPVIKHLDGICHVYVSAHADLEKAQRIAFNAKTYRYGICGAMETLLVDQSVAKDFLPSMAAQFREKGVELRGCERTRAIIDAVAASEDDWNTEYLAPILSIRVVDGLDQAIEHINHYGSHHTDSIVSENLADTRRFVAEVDSASVMINTPTCFADGFEYGLGAEIGISTDKLHARGPVGLEGLTCEKYIVVGDGQLRGQATV; encoded by the coding sequence ATGACTGAGTCCGTTCTTGACTACATGACCCGATTGGGTCGCGCCGCCCGCGAAGCTTCCCGGGTCATCGGCCGTGCCAGCACCGCGCAGAAAAACCGCGCCCTGCAGGCTGCAGCCAATGCCCTGGACGCGGCACGCGCCGAGCTGGCCGCCGCCAATGAACAGGACCTGGCCGCCGGCCGCGCCAATGGCCTGGAACCGGCACTGCTGGAACGTCTGGAACTGACCCCGGCGCGCATCGACGGCATGATCGTCGGCTTGCGCCAGGTCGCAGCATTGCCGGATCCGGTCGGTGCGATCCGCGACATGAGCTTTCGCCCGTCCGGCATTCAGGTCGGCAAGATGCGCGTGCCGCTGGGCGTGATCGGGATCATCTACGAATCCCGTCCCAACGTGACCATCGATGCCGCCAGCCTGTGCCTGAAGTCGGGCAACGCGACCATCCTGCGTGGAGGCTCCGAGGCGATTCATTCCAACCGGGCGATTGCCGCGTGCATCCAGCGCGGTCTGGCCGAGGCCGAATTGCCGGCAGCGGTGGTGCAAGTGGTCGAAACCACCGACCGTGCCGCCGTTGGCGCGATGATCACCATGCCCGAGTACGTCGACGTGATCGTGCCGCGCGGTGGCCGTGGCCTGATCGAGCGCATCAGCCGCGATGCCCGCGTGCCGGTGATCAAGCACCTGGACGGCATCTGCCACGTCTATGTCAGTGCCCACGCCGATCTGGAGAAAGCCCAGCGCATCGCCTTCAATGCCAAGACCTACCGTTATGGCATCTGTGGTGCGATGGAGACCTTGCTCGTCGATCAAAGTGTTGCGAAGGATTTCCTGCCGTCGATGGCTGCCCAGTTCCGCGAAAAAGGCGTCGAGCTGCGTGGCTGCGAGCGCACCCGGGCGATCATTGACGCCGTGGCGGCCAGCGAAGACGACTGGAACACCGAGTATCTGGCGCCGATCCTGTCGATTCGTGTGGTCGACGGGCTGGACCAGGCCATCGAACATATCAACCATTACGGCTCGCACCACACCGACTCGATCGTCAGCGAAAACCTCGCGGACACCCGTCGTTTCGTGGCCGAAGTCGATTCGGCGTCGGTGATGATCAACACCCCGACGTGCTTTGCCGATGGGTTCGAATACGGATTGGGTGCCGAGATCGGCATTTCTACTGATAAGCTGCACGCCCGCGGCCCGGTGGGCCTCGAAGGACTGACCTGCGAGAAGTACATCGTGGTTGGTGACGGCCAGTTGCGCGGCCAGGCGACGGTCTGA
- a CDS encoding MaoC family dehydratase has protein sequence MPYVPVAELKDYVGKELGRSEWLTIDQERINLFAEATGDYQFIHVDPVKAAQTPFGSTIAHGFLSLSLIPKLMEDILVLPQGLKMVVNYGLDSVRFIQPVKVNSKVRLKVDLAEVTEKKPGQWLLKATATLEIEGSDKPAYIAEPLSLCFV, from the coding sequence ATGCCCTATGTTCCCGTTGCAGAGCTCAAAGATTATGTCGGCAAGGAACTCGGACGTTCCGAATGGCTCACCATCGATCAGGAGCGCATCAACCTGTTCGCCGAAGCCACCGGGGATTATCAGTTCATCCATGTCGATCCGGTCAAAGCCGCGCAAACGCCATTTGGCAGCACCATTGCCCACGGTTTCCTGTCGCTGTCGCTGATCCCCAAACTGATGGAAGACATCCTCGTGCTGCCGCAAGGCCTGAAGATGGTGGTCAACTACGGTCTGGACAGTGTGCGTTTCATCCAGCCAGTGAAGGTCAATTCAAAAGTTCGCCTGAAGGTCGATCTGGCCGAAGTGACCGAGAAGAAACCCGGTCAATGGCTGCTCAAGGCCACCGCCACGCTTGAGATAGAGGGCTCGGACAAACCGGCCTACATCGCCGAGCCGCTGTCGCTCTGCTTCGTTTGA
- the nadD gene encoding nicotinate-nucleotide adenylyltransferase encodes MPDSELRPRRIGVLGGTFDPVHIGHLRGALEVAEALLLDELRMMPSARPPHRDTPQVSAQDRLAMVECAVAGVPPLVVDARELQRDKPSYTIDTLELMRAEMAAETQVFLLLGWDAFCGLPTWHRWEELLQHCHILVLQRPDADSEPPDALRNLLAARSVSDPLALKGPSGQIAFVWQTPLAVSATQIRQLLASGKSVRFLVPDAVLAYIDAHGLYRASN; translated from the coding sequence CTGCCTGACAGCGAACTCCGACCCCGGCGCATCGGCGTACTGGGCGGCACGTTCGATCCGGTGCACATCGGCCATTTGCGCGGTGCGCTGGAAGTGGCCGAAGCGCTGCTGCTCGACGAGTTGCGCATGATGCCCAGCGCCCGGCCGCCGCATCGCGATACGCCACAGGTGTCGGCGCAGGATCGGCTGGCAATGGTCGAATGCGCGGTGGCCGGAGTGCCGCCGCTGGTGGTGGACGCCCGCGAATTGCAGCGGGACAAACCGTCCTACACCATCGATACCCTGGAGTTGATGCGTGCCGAAATGGCCGCTGAGACCCAGGTTTTTCTGCTTTTGGGCTGGGACGCATTTTGCGGCCTGCCCACTTGGCACCGCTGGGAAGAGTTGCTCCAGCATTGCCACATCCTGGTGCTACAGCGCCCGGACGCCGACAGCGAACCGCCGGATGCCTTGCGCAACCTGCTGGCAGCGCGTTCGGTGAGCGACCCGCTGGCCCTGAAAGGGCCGAGCGGACAGATTGCATTCGTCTGGCAGACACCGCTCGCGGTTTCCGCCACCCAGATCCGTCAACTGCTGGCCAGCGGTAAGTCGGTACGTTTCCTGGTGCCCGACGCGGTCCTGGCCTACATCGATGCGCACGGTCTGTACCGTGCGTCGAACTGA
- a CDS encoding CidA/LrgA family protein, translated as MLLRGLTMLVLFQLLGTALNHLLLPVLPGPIIGLLLLLVFLIIRGEVGEPLNLAAGSLLRYLPLLLVPPAVGVMVYASDIAADFWAIVGALVLSLILSMAFAGVLMQRLVKRHAPHSEES; from the coding sequence ATGTTGTTACGTGGCCTGACCATGCTGGTGCTGTTCCAACTGCTCGGCACGGCGCTCAACCATTTGCTGTTGCCGGTGCTGCCGGGGCCGATCATCGGCCTGCTGCTGTTGCTGGTGTTCCTGATCATTCGCGGTGAAGTCGGCGAGCCGCTGAACCTGGCGGCCGGCAGCCTGCTGCGTTATCTGCCGTTGCTGCTGGTGCCGCCGGCGGTGGGCGTGATGGTTTATGCGAGCGACATTGCCGCCGATTTCTGGGCGATTGTCGGCGCACTGGTGCTGTCGCTGATCCTGTCGATGGCCTTCGCCGGGGTGCTGATGCAGCGCCTGGTCAAGCGACACGCGCCGCACTCGGAGGAGTCCTGA
- a CDS encoding LON peptidase substrate-binding domain-containing protein — translation MSLPLFPLNTVLFPGCNLDLQIFEARYLDMIGRCMKQGGGFGVVCILDGHEVGVAPQGFALVGCEARITDFQQQDNGLLGIRVQGGRRFHVLRTEVQRDQLILADVEWLDDEPEQPLQDEDADLVALLRALAEHPMVEALNMGNEALGQQSLANQLAYLLPFAEEDKIDLLQLDDPQQRLDAIQALLDELQGELFA, via the coding sequence ATGAGTCTGCCGCTTTTCCCGCTGAACACGGTGCTGTTTCCCGGCTGCAACCTCGACTTGCAGATCTTCGAGGCGCGTTACCTGGACATGATTGGTCGCTGTATGAAACAGGGTGGCGGCTTCGGCGTGGTGTGCATTCTCGACGGTCACGAAGTTGGCGTCGCACCACAAGGTTTTGCTCTGGTCGGCTGTGAAGCGCGGATCACCGATTTCCAGCAGCAGGACAATGGCCTGCTGGGGATTCGCGTGCAGGGCGGGCGACGTTTCCATGTGCTGCGCACTGAAGTGCAGCGCGATCAACTGATCCTCGCCGACGTCGAATGGCTCGACGATGAGCCGGAACAACCGTTGCAGGATGAAGACGCCGATCTGGTGGCGCTGCTCAGGGCCTTGGCCGAGCACCCGATGGTCGAGGCGTTGAACATGGGCAACGAAGCGCTGGGGCAGCAGTCGCTGGCCAATCAGTTGGCGTATCTGCTGCCGTTCGCCGAAGAAGACAAGATTGACCTGCTGCAACTCGACGATCCGCAGCAGCGGCTGGATGCGATCCAGGCGCTGCTCGATGAGTTGCAGGGCGAATTGTTCGCGTAG
- a CDS encoding bifunctional DedA family/phosphatase PAP2 family protein, with translation MGPWLDSVTGWLAANPQWLAAAVFIVACVECLAIAGLIVPGTVLLFAVAVLAGSGALSLSETLLLGFLGGILGDMISYFLGRHFHQNIRRLPGLRHHPEWMAGAETYFQRYGIASLLVGRFIGPLRPMLPMVAGMCDMPFPRFAAVSLLAAAGWSVAYLLPGWATGAAIRLPLPEGFWLQAGIVAASIAVMVGLSVNSSLRQHRRATVWISSMSLLILIGLFVGYPYLSALDQGVMTLVQEHRQPMLDEIAVTLTLIGEFHNMLMFSALLTGLLLLCRQWRQAIFAGGTLLCTALLNTVTKQFFARVRPEVLTDPLTSYSMPSGHASGSFALFLVLAVLAGRGQPPRMRLTWLLLGCIPALSIALSRVYLGAHWPTDILAGAMLAACVCAAGLWLSQRQTPLNPMPFKVWWLILPALLVLFSLFVLRHLPHTMLRYAY, from the coding sequence ATGGGCCCATGGCTCGATAGCGTGACCGGGTGGCTTGCCGCCAATCCGCAGTGGCTGGCCGCAGCGGTGTTTATCGTCGCCTGCGTGGAGTGCCTGGCGATTGCCGGGCTGATCGTGCCGGGCACGGTGTTGCTGTTTGCTGTCGCCGTATTGGCTGGCAGTGGCGCGCTGTCGTTGAGCGAAACCCTGCTGCTGGGCTTTCTCGGCGGGATTCTGGGCGACATGATTTCGTACTTCCTCGGCCGGCATTTCCACCAGAACATCCGCCGCCTGCCGGGGCTACGCCACCATCCGGAGTGGATGGCCGGCGCCGAGACCTACTTCCAGCGCTACGGCATCGCCAGCCTGCTGGTCGGGCGTTTTATCGGCCCGTTGCGGCCGATGCTGCCGATGGTCGCCGGCATGTGCGACATGCCCTTCCCGCGCTTTGCCGCCGTCAGCCTGCTGGCCGCGGCCGGCTGGAGCGTCGCCTACCTGCTGCCGGGCTGGGCCACTGGCGCGGCGATCCGCTTGCCGCTGCCGGAAGGTTTCTGGCTGCAGGCCGGCATCGTCGCCGCCAGTATCGCGGTGATGGTCGGCCTGAGCGTCAACAGCAGCTTGCGCCAGCATCGCCGGGCGACCGTCTGGATCAGCAGCATGAGCCTATTGATTCTGATCGGGCTGTTCGTTGGCTATCCGTATCTGAGCGCCCTCGATCAGGGTGTCATGACATTGGTACAGGAACATCGTCAGCCGATGCTGGATGAAATCGCGGTGACGCTCACCCTGATCGGTGAATTCCACAACATGCTGATGTTCAGCGCCCTGCTCACCGGTCTGTTGCTGCTGTGCCGGCAATGGCGCCAGGCAATCTTTGCCGGCGGTACGCTACTGTGCACGGCGCTGCTCAACACGGTCACCAAACAGTTTTTCGCCCGGGTCCGCCCGGAAGTGCTGACCGATCCGCTGACCAGTTACAGCATGCCCAGCGGCCATGCCTCGGGTTCGTTCGCGCTGTTTCTGGTGCTCGCGGTCCTCGCCGGGCGCGGCCAACCGCCGCGCATGCGCCTGACCTGGCTGCTGCTCGGCTGTATACCGGCGCTGTCGATTGCCTTGTCGCGGGTGTATCTGGGCGCGCACTGGCCGACGGATATCCTGGCGGGCGCGATGCTCGCGGCGTGCGTGTGTGCAGCAGGCCTGTGGCTGAGTCAGCGCCAGACGCCGCTCAACCCGATGCCGTTCAAAGTCTGGTGGCTGATTCTGCCGGCGCTGCTGGTGCTGTTCAGCCTGTTCGTCCTGCGCCATTTGCCGCACACGATGTTGCGTTACGCCTATTGA
- a CDS encoding LrgB family protein, protein MLFDWQGAWVSVIHHPLFGIGITLGAYQLVLAAFEKTRWIFLQPVLVSMLLVIGVLVGCGLTYAEYRKSTEILSILLGPATVALAVPLYLNLKRIRQLFWPIFTTLVIGGVVATGMGVLLGWWFGAEHMILMTMAPKSVTSPIAMLVAEQIGGVAALAAVFVLITGVIGAIFGPALLTRLGVHSPEARGMALGMTAHAVGTSVALQESDECGAFAALAMSLMGVATAVFLPLAVSMVV, encoded by the coding sequence ATGCTCTTCGATTGGCAAGGCGCCTGGGTCTCGGTGATCCATCACCCGCTGTTCGGCATCGGCATCACCCTGGGTGCCTATCAACTGGTGCTGGCGGCGTTCGAGAAAACCCGCTGGATCTTTCTGCAACCGGTTCTGGTCTCCATGCTGTTGGTGATCGGTGTGCTGGTCGGCTGCGGCCTGACTTACGCCGAGTACCGCAAGAGCACCGAGATCCTCAGCATTTTGCTGGGCCCGGCGACAGTGGCGCTGGCAGTGCCGCTGTATCTCAACCTCAAACGCATCCGCCAATTGTTCTGGCCGATTTTTACTACGCTGGTGATAGGCGGGGTGGTCGCCACGGGCATGGGTGTGTTGCTGGGCTGGTGGTTTGGCGCCGAGCACATGATTCTGATGACCATGGCGCCGAAGTCGGTGACCTCGCCGATTGCGATGCTGGTGGCCGAACAGATCGGTGGAGTCGCGGCGCTGGCGGCGGTGTTCGTGTTGATCACCGGGGTGATCGGCGCGATCTTCGGCCCGGCGTTGCTGACCCGCCTCGGCGTGCACAGCCCGGAGGCGCGTGGCATGGCGTTGGGCATGACCGCGCACGCGGTCGGCACCTCTGTGGCCTTGCAGGAAAGTGATGAATGCGGCGCCTTTGCGGCGCTGGCGATGAGTTTGATGGGCGTGGCCACGGCGGTATTCCTGCCGTTGGCGGTGTCGATGGTGGTCTAA